The genomic interval aaaacaAACCATTCAATTGATTTCCCTAGAAAGAGAGAAACTTCCACCTTTACATTACATGAGGAACTGTTCACCGTATGGTATCTGATAAattgtgatttaattagaaaTTCACCGATATGCTAATAAATGTATTTGAATCAGCTATCTTGCAGAAGCACCCTTTGCGTGCAAAGAGAAGGTCGAAGAACTATTAGAGTATATGCTTTCAATCGAAGGTGAAGATGAACAAAGGTTTGAGAGCTTTCAAAACATAATTCCTTGATGGACTGATAATTAGTtctttggttttggttttcttttcttttatgttcttggtatttgtgctttttttttttttaagaaaatagttGGAGAATGAATTTTGCTCAAATTGTTTATGAATTGCAGCCCTTTCTACTCAATATGTTTTTTGCTTCCAATGTTGTGTCAAATAACAATGAAGATTGAAGGATGCAATGCTTTGGCTTCTTCCGGAGGGCATAAAGCTGTAAGCataattcttcttattttttttccctcccttGAAAAGtaagataagttttattaatGATCAACAAAAAGAGGTATACGGGGGAGACAGCAAGCTGTAAGCATAATTCCCATTGATACATGGAAATGCATCCTTGTAACACAATGTGAATGTTGTGGCTTCTTTAATACTCATGATCGCTTGTCTTTTGCcttctatcattattcttctaCCTAACAATATATCATTTGACGGCTATGGCACTGTAACATAATGGAATTATGTTAAAATTGGGGAAATTGAAATCTTGAATATACTTGTTACATGTACAGATgcattatctcaactcaatggAATGATTTGTATTAAAGCACTTCTATTAATTTTGTTTGCATATTGATTTTCTTTGCAGGTTATGGAATGCCTCATAAAATTGATTGGCCTGGATAATCATATGGTTGAGAACGACAGTTCTGTCTTCTTGGCTTGTGATACAATCATGAATCTCCTGTTAAAGGTGGTTAACATAGTCTCATGATGCATTTTATAATATTGCATTACAACAACACATAacacattttgtttctttttgtcaATAGAAAGAGCACGTGCGGTTGTCATTGGACGAATCAACTTATGTTCATCTTTTGAAAGCGTTGGCATGTTGGACAGGTACCATTGTCTCCATGCAGTTCCTATCTACAAATTTGCATCAGAAGTGGGAACCTAtgatgtgaaatttttttgtattccaGTGAAATATTAGACTTCTTTTCCTTCAGGTTAATTTTCTTGtgtgttttaataattttcaacattttctacCTTTTTATGTAGTGTAGtgttcacttataaaaaaatgtatattgcaATAAAGTGGTCCTGCCTCATGAAAAGTATCTGAGACAAAATTGGGTTATAATTTATGGATGGGAAATTCATTGGAGTATGTCAACCATATAGTAAGGCTTTCtagagtgtagtaggtatttcctttgtatacatcttgtgtacttgggctgtgcctattattggtaataaaatttcttattaattattaaaaaaaaaaaaaaagccatatAGTAAGATTGAAATATTGAGAGCTCGGAAAAGAGGGTGCTGGAACACTCTGGTTATATTGCTATCTAATTGGTAAGAACAATTAGTGtccaatggatgagcttaaagttttcttttttaagtcgTTCCTATGGGCGGGGGCTATAGTTGTAACAGACTtagtgtccatgatcttcttctttctattgtaacctctagctaggcgttttttcatttatacttcttgtgtacttgggctttgattacctataaaaaaaaaaaaaaaaaggttgggtGCTAAAACCAATGATAAAATGTGATCTTTATTGGTAAAGGAAGAATATAGACAAAGTCATCTGGTACGTACCCCCACATGAACTTTCATAcgaatctatatttattagagTTCCTTTTGTTCAACCTTATGTTCACTTCTGTTTTCATTACATCATTTTTCCACTTAAAACAAATCTCCAAATACTAACCCCTTTTGATACTTTAGACGGAGCCTATACTTAAAATTCAGTGCAAATAATTTAGAAGCttagtaaaaaagaaagaagatatgacaaaaaatttcaataaaagaaaatataaaaactcaAGTCCTAATCTATAAGCTGGGAGCTTGAATCACTATAACTGAATTCTGAATGAATATATTAGAAGGATAGACTGTTGTAATCAACACTGTTGTCAGGTTGTGATCCCACAACTGTGTTGCGGGGTCAATGATGTGCTTATTTAGATCCCTTGAACTTGCGCCCTTTAATACTTCAAAATTTCCTTTGGGATGAAATATTGCAATTATGTAAGCATCTCAGTCAAAACTTCTGAACTTGTTTTCAGAGGATACTGAAGACCCATCGGTTATTATGATGGCTTCAAGCATTTGTGCACTGATATTTGATTTCACATCAGAGAAGGCTCTTCTTAATCATCCCAACTTTGATGGTGGCTCTCTTAGTGTTCTGTCTAGGCTCATTGCGAGAAGTTTGGCTTCAGGTGGACAGGTAAATTGCATGATGTCTAGCCCTCTTAATAATCCTCATGCTTTAGATGTGGGGTGAAGTCCAATAGCCAGAATTATAATTTTGGGACAAGAATGTACTACGAGCTGCACAAACTTGGGATTGAGCTGTAGCGTTCTTTTCTGTTGGAAATTTGTGATCCAGGCTTTTGAAGTCCGATGATTGTTTTCAAGGTGGCCTTGGATGGTTTCCACTCCTGCCTGATGCTTAAAGCAAGAAACGATACCACAGACTGATTATTGTCTACTTATATGCTGTTATTGCATTTAATTAATTGCAGGATATGTCTGAAGATACCAATGCAGATGCGGATCTTTTGGAGATTGTTAATGCAGGTTTGTGAAATTCTCGCATCTGAAATTATGAATTTGTCGGTTTATGTATAAAAAGTGTAGACCTCTCTGTTTAGAACTGTggatttttcaactttcatctactTATTCTGAGATCCTGTTCAAGTGGTTTTGGGGCGTTCTTGCAGGATACTCTCGATGGGCTCCTAGGTTCCCCCATATAAGAGCGGAAGTTGAGAGATAAACTGGTTACGCTTCTTGGGCGAAATTCTATTTTGTTGCCAACCGAAGAAATCAGGAAGGGATGATCGTTTCTCTACGATCTCGGTGCATTGATTCTACTCCACTTTCATGTGGTCAACCCCTGTTGTTTTTTGGCATGCTTTTCCAAGTTGTGTATGTATATGGATGATAGCTTTCCGAGTTTTATAACTTGTAGAGTTcacctttcttttttcaatcttcCTTGATTACACCGTAACTGGCCCTGTCAGCTTTCCATATATTGACCCTAGATCCTTGGGGAGATTGCTGAACCGTTGCCTAGAATACCTTTAAGATCCGATTTAGACAAGGATTAGAGAAGTCGGGCTCTATTTAATAGaaattttcttctctaattaCCCCTCTTTTGGTACATGAGAATCCGTGCGCCTGAGTTTGGGTTGGGGGCATACAAACTCTGATAATGTGGCCCAACCTTTGATCGGACTATTGCACTCTCAAAGTAAGTAAGGTtggtaatatgtgacacgacccgtaaATTTAACATGAATATGATCCGAAATTGACgaatttgagtttgatgttaatgGGTTTGGGTTAAAACGGATTGAATTATTGAGATATAATTTATTAACGGGTCAATCCGCTTAATACGAAATCAACTTGTTTTGACccgttttgattttattttaaaattaaaattttattattgttaagttgtaatattgatatttttcagtatgtttatgtttttgttgagattgtaattttagaccgatgttcatatttgttattgtacggtttgcaatattggttttattatatgttaaaatttgaaaaatattaatatgtattttttaagatattgttgctatattttaaatataaattttaatttttatgtgaaattttgttAATCGGGTTTGTGTATTAGTTTAATCTATTTACATGAAACGAGTTTAAATAGATTATAttgtgttaatttatttttaattaattattaaacaagtcAATTAATGACCTGATTCGACCcgttatttaaatgaattagaTTAGGGTTTGAAAGTTTAACCCATTTAACTTGATGGATTAGGTTTAAGTTGATCTGTTTATACTTCACACAAACTAAGAACCAAAAAGGCGATTGCACCCGAATTGCGTTAGCTATTAACTGCTGTTGGACCAAAGGAGTTAAGTGATATGGATTTTGATTTAGCGAGACAGCATTTCCTATTCGCctcattgtttttattttttcttttttttttcacagtttttaaatatttaaaaaaaataccaatatatttaaaatcatttttttaatcattaaatgaaaaaaattaaaagtggcAAGCGATACACTTGAGCGGTAGACTTTGGACGGCAAAATAGTATTTCTCTATGAACAAATGGAATACGAGTGTTTTTCATTCTTCAGATATTCATTTGAGTATTAGAGAAATGCTATTTTGTTCCCTCAAATTACACTCATTTTGACACTCAGGAGGccattattatgtttatttattatttttaaagtcgATTCATTTGGTCATTAATTGCCTGTTCAATGAGTTGCCCAATGACTAATGACtatgaggagagagagagagagagcgcaaaaagaaaaacaaaagaatttgaGAGTTGTTAACACCCGACCATGCCTTGACAGCTAAAGGCGACTTTTTCCTGTCGACGCCGACTTCATCTTCcccatctctccctctctatatATTTCTGTACTGAGAAATTGTTTTGCAACCAGATAACACGAATCCATGGACACTAGAGAGCTCTGAGAGTGAGTGAGTTTTTcggagagagaaaaatgggtTGTGGTAATACGTTCTTCACTGTCCTCGTAACCTTCTCAGTAGCTCTAATCACGTACAACATAATCATCTCAGCCAATGCCCCTCTCAAGCTCGAACTCCCTGGGCCCTCTCGATCCTCTTCATCGAGAATATCCGTCGACCCCATCATCAAGATGCCGGTGGACAGATCAAGAGGTGGGGCCGGTTCAAAAAGTCCCGGGCGTCTGTTTCACACGGCGGTCACGGCCTCGGACTCCGTCTACAACACCTGGCAGTGCAGGGTCATGTACTACTGGTTCAAGAAATTCAAGGACAGTCCCAACTCCGAGATGGGTGGGTACACGAGGATCTTGCACTCTGGGAAGCCCGACAAGTACATGGACGAGATCCCCACCTTTGTTGCCCAGCCTCTTCCTTCGGGATTGGACCAGGTCGGTCTTCCCCAGCTATTCCTTCCTTTTCATCAATTTATATGTACTGTGTGTCTTACTTTTGGTAGTGCCAGTTTTtggaaatttcaattcaattcggGTTTCCGTtgtgggattttaatttttgagatatttagtGGATCGTTGAGGGTTAGCAAACATAACACGGCATCATAAGGAGGTCTATAATCACTTTTATAGATGCCTATTCACAATTACCATCGGGAAGAAATACAAGACATGGTTACAAAGAGCAGAAGTCTGCTATAAATGGGAAAGTAATTATAGATGCACGATTTACTATTAAAATCCCTGTATAAACAGGATTgtgagtaatttttttcttactccAAACATCAGAGGTGCttaatcacttttttttccCATATGAGAGATTAACGTTAACCCGTAATGTGTAGCTCTCAAATTGTCAGGCCTATGAGTATCCAGTTCAACTCTGTTAGTTCTTCGGCCATTCTCTCACTCACTGTTTGGTTTGATAATGAACAATAGTTCTCCATAGATGTgagtaaaatatgaaaatgaatttgaagTGTAGTGACTTATTTTTGTGCGCTTCCTCTTTTTGTTCCCCTTCAACTATACTCTTGTTGGTTGCcggtaaaatataatttattgccTATCTCACATCTCGCAATTGCAGGGTTATATAGTTCTCAACAGACCATGGGCGTTTGTGCAATGGCTTCAACAAGCAGACATTAAAGAGGAGTATGAAACTCATAACAACCTACTTTTGTCTTTGATGAGTTGATTTTTCCTTCTGGTCTCTATTGTTCTGGCTAGATATTAGTTTACATATACTATTCATATGATGTATCTAGCTACATACTGATGGCGGAGCCAGATCATATTATCGTCAAGCCCATACCAAACTTATCAAGAGACGGGCTTGGAGCTgcgtttcctttcttttatattGAACCTAAGAAGTATGAGTCGGTACTGAGGAAGTATTTTCCCGAGGACAAGGGACCAGTAACTAACATCGACCCAATAGGGAATTCCCCTGTCATAGTTGGGAAGGTATATATTGTGATTTGGAGTAATAAAAGTAATGGCAGTCTTTTGGTTTCTTTGGCATTTTCTTGATTTCTATGATAAATTAATAGGAATCACTCAAGAAGATTGCTCCCACATGGATGAATGTTTCCTTGGCAATGAAGAAGGATCCTGAAACAGATAAGGCTTTTGGTTGGGTGCTTGAAATGTAAGGGTTATCTAATCGATTCAATTTTTGTGTCAATTTTGAATTACATTATTGACCTCTACTACCTGTCCTGTCACATTTATAGGTATGCTTATGCTGTGGCATCTGCTCTGCATGGAGTTGGTAACATCTTGTACAAGGACTTCATGATTCAGGTTTGATGAGATAACTATTCCTTTTTTGAGTGCACATACTTTGTTTAGCTTCTACAATTTATCAATCTACTAGTAATTGGTTTTACCATTGTCTAATCCTGTATCGTCAACACTGAGGAAATTTGAAGTAATTACTAATTACTCTTTATCTGAGTGCACTTCAATCTTGGGGATACAAGCATCTTCTGCCATTTCTTTATGTTAGGCATCTTTGTAATAGTACAGCGTCATGAAATTTTTATCAAGGGAAGTAATTAAGGATTCGGTGGGAAAAGATTTCTACACTTATATAACATCTATTCTCCTTTCTAAGTTACTATCTTTTGTTTCCCTTGTCACTGTATAAGTTACTATTAGTTGCCTGTTTTGTGACATTTATCAGCCTCCGTGGGATACAGAAGTTGGCAAGAAGTTCATAATTCATTACACTTACGGATGTGATTATAATATGAAGGTAGTTTTCTTTTCGTGACTCGTTTTTCGTATATTTTTTCTGGAGTTAATGTTTCTTAGAGAGATGAGACACTTCAAGATTTTCTctttgggggaggggggttgcTACTTGCTAGGCAGAATAAATGCCTATCGGCTTTTTATTTATTGCCAATTTAACTGTTTCCAGTTTATGAGAAGTGTTGTCTATAGACTCTTTACTGCATGCTATGATATATAGGGTGAGTTGACATATGGGAAGATAGGAGAATGGAGATTTGACAAAAGATCTTACGATGCTATCCCGCCACCAAGAAACCTTCCATTGCCTCCACCTGGTGTTCCAGAAAGTGTGGTAAGTTCTATCTCACCAATTAAGTAGGAAATCTATTGCTGGCTTGCTACATAATTCATCTAGCTTGTCTATTTGGAgcttgtataaatcatttctcttcgttaatttatttctttttacctGGGAAACTCTTCTGCTTAGAATTTTGAACATGGAACTTACAAACTTTCTGGTTAATTAGGCTGACCAACATTTGGGTTAAATGAGGCTCATGACATATTGTTATATAACATGAAGCTATTGTTTGACCCAGGATCTATGCAAACACGCTACCCCTGTACCAGCTGAGCTTGAACCTAGGACAGTAATTAGTCACATTGACAAAGAAGCGTGATTGTGGTTTTAGGACAGTATTGTTTTTTGGGCTCACTTGTTTACACCAATCAAATGCGGTTGTGAGTTCTCCCATTGAGGTAGACGAGTCCCATCCACCCTACAACTTCTCGAAAGCCAAGCGTGGGTATTGTGCACACTTAAAgctaaggctgtgtttggttcCCAAAACCTTAAATTAAAACATCTAAATACCTAACtatcaaattactaaattcatcctaactcaaaaccttcttacgtgtgggacccacaatctttctcaacttaaaacatctttatacgtgagacccacaatctttttcaatttttcataaaaagtactaaactcatcttaacatccaaacacactttaaactcaatttagatggaCCTCACATAACTCATTCcacaactcattactattcataaagaactcaactcaactaagttaagctcaacatctaaacgcagtctAAACCTTTAGCGACTTGCTACTTTATGAATGGAGTTCATACACGCCTGCGCACACAtacaaatacaaagaaaatagttttcaagaaatgatatttgcttCAAGGGTTTCAGAATTTCTTCCATGTTTTTGGTTTCGATGGGCTAGTTTATGCGATACAGGTGACACTGGTGAAAATGGTCAATGAAGCCACAGCAAACATTCCAAATTGGGGATCGTAGGGACGAGATCTGAGGCTAGGTTTCTGTAGGCATAGCCATGTTTTGAGCATGGACGCACGTTATTCGTACAGATTTTGTGTACGTGAAAACTGTTGTTAACTacttctcttttatatataaactggATTGGATACATATTCCCCGATGATGGGTGGGGAGTCCAAAAACTGTAGTGGGCAATCTTGCTCCACTCCCATTGTCTATAGAGTAATGGTAAATGCAGTCATAAAATGTACAAACGttgtgcagtcgctttgaaaaagagtagaatttacaattaaaaaattattattatttcatgcgggttctatatttattcattttttcaaagtgattatacgACGTTTGCACACTTACaattgcaactatcatttctcttgtcaATAATGCTAATCTTCTTAGGTTTTAGACCCTGTACGGACTTGTGCATTCTCCTGGCAATTCcgttaaagaaaaattatactcatcatccttacaccacacactatataatttttttttccttaccaaatgtgtggtgtatggatggtgagcagaagaattcaattaatttaggaagaattaaaaaaaaatgatagggatCCCCCTCTCGTTCAATTTTCCCGcttgcttgttttttttttttttttacttaataattaagaaaatgttttttaataataatgtgaattttttaaaaaaatatttaaaagtgttaaaaaatgatgtaaaaaaaataaaacatatttaaaacttttttttttcacatcatttttttaacacttttaaatattttaaaaaaaattacaatattattaaacaatatttttttaatcattaagtaaaaaaaacagCCATAAAAGACCCATTTAGTTTCCCAGCCGTTTCTCTCCATTGTCACTCCCAGAAAGTATTTTTGTTCACTGGGGGGAGGAGGGTTGATGCTTCGGCTCCACCCACCTCCCTTCCTCGCCTTTAATTccgtttatttccttttatctgtattttttctttgtttttttagttttccgGTAGCACCATCCATCTTTGTCGATCTGCTGCTTTCCAGCGACCTAGGGTGGACACGCTCCCCTTCTTCAGCTTCTCCAGGTGCCGATCGTCAATCTGGCGGAAGAAATCCGCCCATCCGTGCAGCGCGTTCGCCTCACGTGCTGCAGTTTCGGGATTTTCGGCTTCGAATCTTCCAGATTCGACTGTTCTTTTCACTCCAGTTGTGGTGCGTGGCCTGCACGCGTCGCCACCGCCAGTAACACCCCATCGCCGGCGATTTGACAGAGTTTTTGGTTGCTATACTATGTTCCCGGTTTCCCTAACCAAGGATCAAGTGAAAGTGGATGTGATAGTTCATTTTAGTCAATCCAGACCAACACGATGCAGCACACCCCTTTGTACTGTAACTTCTAGCTGTAGTtttatagtctgtttatcagactatTTAAAAACCGTCACCAAGTTGTCTCCCCTCGTGGGAATTGAGTGGAAGTCAATCTTTTGGCTTCGATCACCtactttgttttgttatttttgtgttGTAATGTTTGTTGGCTTTGGAAAAACTGTAGGGGACTCCCACCCCTACCGAACTTGTATCTTGTATCCgttagtttatctataaatacttaacttgccgagaaaaaaaaaagtaaaaaaaaaaagacaaaaaaaaaaaaaaaaaaccaagctgAAAAATTGAATGAGCTGGGAATCCCTAGCcttgtcccaaaaaaaaaagggcacaATTAGACCgactaaaactaaaacattCCCAACATTCCACGTGAGTTGGGAAGGGGCACAATCAAATCGActaaggtgccgtttggattgtgagttgagatgaaagttaaataaaatattattattatttta from Juglans microcarpa x Juglans regia isolate MS1-56 chromosome 4S, Jm3101_v1.0, whole genome shotgun sequence carries:
- the LOC121263717 gene encoding hydroxyproline O-arabinosyltransferase 1-like; the encoded protein is MGCGNTFFTVLVTFSVALITYNIIISANAPLKLELPGPSRSSSSRISVDPIIKMPVDRSRGGAGSKSPGRLFHTAVTASDSVYNTWQCRVMYYWFKKFKDSPNSEMGGYTRILHSGKPDKYMDEIPTFVAQPLPSGLDQGYIVLNRPWAFVQWLQQADIKEDYILMAEPDHIIVKPIPNLSRDGLGAAFPFFYIEPKKYESVLRKYFPEDKGPVTNIDPIGNSPVIVGKESLKKIAPTWMNVSLAMKKDPETDKAFGWVLEMYAYAVASALHGVGNILYKDFMIQPPWDTEVGKKFIIHYTYGCDYNMKGELTYGKIGEWRFDKRSYDAIPPPRNLPLPPPGVPESVVTLVKMVNEATANIPNWGS